From Vibrio fortis, a single genomic window includes:
- the pntA gene encoding Re/Si-specific NAD(P)(+) transhydrogenase subunit alpha produces MQIGVPKETLAGETRVAASPKSVEQLLKLGFEVCVETQAGALASFDDSAYEEAGAKVVSAEQAWESDIILKVNAPIVDENLDEIALIKEGASLISFIWPAQNPELMEQLSSKNINVMAMDSVPRISRAQALDALSSMANIAGYRAVVEAAHEFGRFFTGQITAAGKVPPAKVLVAGAGVAGLAAIGAAGSLGAIVRSFDVRPEVKEQVESMGAEFLEVDFQEDTGAGDGYAKEMSDEFNKKAEELYAAQAKDVDIIITTALIPGRPAPKLITKEMVDSMKPGSVIVDLAAANGGNCEYTVADQVITTANGVKVVGYTDMVGRLPTQSSQLYATNLVNLLKLLCKEKDGNINIDFDDVVLRGVTVVKEGEVTWPAPPIQVSAQPQQAKPQAAPVEPKVEEPKSPAKKIAGMAIAVGAFAWIASVAPAAFLSHFTVFVLACIVGYYVVWNVSHSLHTPLMSVTNAISGIIVVGALLQIGQGSGVVTFLSFIAVLIASINIFGGFTVTKRMLEMFRKD; encoded by the coding sequence ATGCAAATTGGTGTACCAAAAGAAACCCTCGCAGGTGAAACGCGAGTCGCTGCTTCTCCAAAGTCGGTAGAACAGCTTTTAAAACTAGGATTTGAAGTTTGTGTTGAGACGCAAGCAGGTGCTTTAGCAAGTTTTGATGACTCAGCTTATGAAGAAGCTGGCGCTAAAGTAGTCTCTGCGGAACAAGCTTGGGAGTCCGATATCATTCTTAAAGTCAACGCTCCTATTGTTGACGAAAATCTCGATGAAATTGCGCTTATTAAAGAAGGGGCAAGCCTGATCAGTTTTATCTGGCCAGCTCAAAACCCTGAATTAATGGAGCAGTTGTCTAGTAAGAACATTAATGTAATGGCAATGGACTCGGTGCCACGTATTTCGCGTGCCCAAGCATTGGATGCATTGAGTTCAATGGCCAATATTGCCGGTTATCGTGCTGTCGTTGAAGCAGCCCATGAGTTTGGACGTTTCTTTACTGGCCAAATCACAGCTGCTGGTAAAGTGCCACCGGCTAAAGTATTGGTTGCGGGTGCGGGTGTTGCAGGTCTAGCTGCAATCGGAGCAGCTGGTAGCCTAGGTGCGATTGTTCGCTCATTTGACGTTCGTCCAGAAGTAAAAGAACAAGTCGAATCAATGGGCGCTGAATTCTTAGAAGTCGACTTCCAAGAAGATACAGGCGCAGGTGATGGCTATGCCAAAGAGATGTCTGATGAATTCAATAAGAAAGCAGAAGAACTCTACGCAGCGCAAGCAAAAGACGTTGATATCATAATCACAACCGCACTGATTCCTGGTCGTCCTGCACCGAAGCTGATCACGAAAGAGATGGTAGATAGCATGAAGCCGGGTAGCGTGATTGTTGACCTTGCTGCGGCTAACGGTGGTAACTGTGAATATACGGTTGCTGACCAAGTCATCACAACGGCAAATGGCGTTAAGGTTGTGGGTTATACCGATATGGTAGGTCGCCTTCCAACCCAGTCTTCTCAGCTATACGCAACGAACCTTGTGAACCTACTTAAACTTCTTTGCAAAGAGAAAGATGGCAACATCAATATCGACTTTGATGACGTTGTTCTTCGTGGCGTAACAGTAGTGAAAGAGGGTGAAGTAACATGGCCTGCACCACCGATTCAAGTTTCAGCACAACCTCAGCAGGCGAAGCCTCAAGCGGCTCCCGTTGAACCTAAAGTTGAAGAACCAAAATCTCCAGCTAAGAAGATTGCGGGTATGGCAATAGCGGTTGGTGCATTTGCATGGATCGCGTCTGTCGCGCCTGCTGCGTTCCTGTCGCACTTCACGGTATTTGTACTGGCTTGTATTGTTGGTTACTACGTAGTTTGGAACGTGAGCCATTCTCTACATACACCACTTATGTCGGTGACTAATGCTATCTCAGGCATCATTGTTGTTGGTGCGTTACTTCAAATCGGTCAAGGCAGTGGGGTTGTTACCTTCTTGTCATTTATCGCCGTGTTAATTGCAAGCATCAACATATTCGGTGGCTTTACCGTTACCAAACGTATGCTTGAAATGTTCCGTAAAGACTAA
- a CDS encoding HlyU family transcriptional regulator: protein MGFFSKLFGTKEKTEQAAVVEPVEYKGFNIYQEALAESGQYRVAGRIEKEIDGEVKSHRFIRSDVVSNKNDADELMLKKSQMFIDQMGDNIFS, encoded by the coding sequence GTGGGATTTTTTTCAAAGCTATTTGGAACTAAAGAAAAAACCGAACAAGCCGCTGTTGTGGAACCAGTAGAGTATAAAGGTTTCAATATCTATCAAGAAGCATTGGCCGAGTCCGGTCAATATAGAGTCGCTGGGCGTATCGAGAAGGAAATTGATGGAGAAGTAAAATCTCATCGTTTCATTCGTTCTGATGTTGTTTCAAACAAAAATGACGCCGACGAACTAATGCTGAAAAAATCTCAAATGTTTATCGATCAAATGGGCGATAACATTTTTAGCTAG
- a CDS encoding late competence development ComFB family protein, producing MQISVDVHNYMETLVGQVLTTEEYVSSYSQEQLADLACLALGQLKPIYIRYDIDFLAALPEEKLVLYKRNSEIAVKNAEAMILDDRRKNRSQDIPVIFSHHNFDDDVELDWYEKPLLKNT from the coding sequence ATGCAGATCAGTGTTGACGTTCATAACTATATGGAAACACTTGTCGGTCAGGTGCTGACGACAGAAGAGTATGTCTCAAGTTATTCTCAAGAGCAGTTAGCTGATCTTGCGTGCTTGGCTCTTGGACAATTGAAACCTATCTATATCCGTTACGATATTGATTTTTTAGCCGCGTTACCTGAAGAAAAGCTCGTACTGTATAAAAGAAATAGTGAGATCGCCGTCAAAAATGCAGAAGCGATGATCTTAGATGATCGACGAAAAAATCGCTCTCAAGATATTCCAGTTATCTTCTCACATCACAATTTTGACGATGATGTTGAACTGGATTGGTATGAAAAGCCACTGTTGAAGAACACCTAG
- a CDS encoding GGDEF domain-containing protein produces MSSSFVTSSLFRFCFPLLLLSILLVGMNNVILITESNHGFANNLPYILLSVAGILCFTFKQGRMAMVSIAMLIAYIVIQTRLQSPLNTGTTLLELSLLAALLPVSCLLVYAFPDTALSVRTTGFYLLAIGLFIAWSQLIITHFYAGGFESWSEGILFSFTSLSKLPFVLLMYSIGLSGLTAILVLMYNRPIDVVVYSSIVMASSTFIFFDVQYISSTLFSLSGVLIIIYMMSASHALAFNDQLTNIPGRHALESDMKHLGRKYALAMLDIDHFKSFNDTYGHDIGDEVLKLVASRMKLASGRPRIYRYGGEEFTIIYRRKQAKQVVGHLNELIKDIEAYDIVIRDNHARPNCDDTGSKNRGRGPVASKIVNVTVSIGLADSKTTKKPEEVMKLADNALYKAKKAGRNRLSISKD; encoded by the coding sequence ATGTCATCTTCGTTTGTCACGTCTAGTTTATTCCGTTTTTGTTTTCCGCTTCTCCTACTCAGCATACTGCTTGTTGGTATGAACAACGTCATCTTAATTACGGAATCAAACCATGGCTTCGCCAACAATCTCCCTTACATTCTTTTGTCTGTAGCGGGGATCTTGTGCTTTACCTTTAAACAAGGTCGTATGGCGATGGTCTCTATCGCGATGCTTATTGCGTATATTGTGATACAAACACGTCTTCAAAGCCCTCTAAACACAGGTACAACACTTTTAGAGCTTTCTCTGTTAGCAGCTTTGCTTCCTGTTTCTTGTTTGTTGGTCTATGCATTTCCCGATACAGCCTTATCAGTAAGAACAACTGGGTTCTACCTGCTCGCCATTGGGCTTTTTATCGCGTGGTCCCAACTGATTATTACTCACTTTTATGCTGGGGGTTTTGAATCATGGAGTGAGGGCATCCTGTTTAGCTTTACTTCTTTATCTAAACTGCCGTTTGTACTGTTAATGTACAGCATTGGGTTATCTGGTTTAACGGCCATCTTAGTATTGATGTACAACCGCCCTATTGACGTTGTTGTATACAGCTCTATTGTTATGGCGAGCTCAACGTTTATTTTCTTTGACGTACAATACATCTCCAGCACACTCTTCTCTTTGTCAGGCGTGTTGATCATCATCTACATGATGTCTGCAAGCCATGCGCTGGCATTTAATGACCAATTAACCAATATCCCTGGCCGTCATGCGCTAGAGAGTGACATGAAGCATCTAGGTCGTAAGTACGCTTTAGCCATGCTCGATATTGATCATTTCAAATCGTTTAATGATACATACGGTCACGATATCGGCGATGAAGTTCTCAAACTGGTTGCCAGTCGAATGAAGTTAGCATCAGGCCGCCCTCGTATTTATCGTTATGGTGGCGAAGAGTTTACGATCATCTACCGACGCAAACAGGCTAAGCAGGTGGTTGGACACCTCAACGAATTAATTAAAGACATTGAAGCCTACGACATCGTAATACGCGACAATCATGCGCGCCCTAACTGCGATGATACGGGAAGTAAAAACCGTGGTCGTGGGCCTGTAGCTTCAAAAATCGTTAATGTGACAGTAAGTATCGGTTTAGCGGACAGTAAGACGACTAAGAAGCCAGAAGAAGTGATGAAACTTGCGGACAACGCCTTGTACAAGGCAAAGAAAGCGGGTCGTAACCGATTATCTATTAGTAAAGATTAG
- a CDS encoding Solitary outer membrane autotransporter beta-barrel domain has protein sequence MLFLDLRYLSLVLFVPAMACATSLNDATRKELEQNFATSVLLSDSDVFTFGFHNFDPNKVFKIDNENIGTTESLSRRKNIAALSLPYTIALPSYIEDNRQELTLRLSALSIDQDIDLASGKAPDALSEYVISGYFEFANVNELDENWSVSTAIGNHISYYNNDYTYRSGVLEPYRSILDGFIVNTDAWAYIVEPNIKLTYQDLHKWGRIKLSSSWHYFYGYGWGEANNGDVGNPEGWYLANEIKVFYDLVSWRDNVTSMYSSVKRIDVGGDTSAPLGTHSYYEASLGWLLDPDLLNDWVDNVGIGFTINYGSTLKGGSLVVFFNQD, from the coding sequence ATTTTATTTTTGGATCTTCGGTATTTATCTCTCGTTTTGTTCGTTCCAGCCATGGCTTGTGCAACGAGTTTAAATGACGCTACGAGAAAGGAGCTTGAGCAAAACTTCGCTACTAGTGTTTTGCTAAGCGACTCAGACGTATTTACCTTTGGTTTTCATAATTTTGATCCTAACAAAGTCTTTAAAATCGACAATGAAAATATAGGTACAACCGAGTCCCTTAGTCGGCGTAAAAACATTGCTGCGCTTAGTTTGCCTTACACTATCGCTTTGCCATCTTATATCGAAGATAATCGACAAGAGCTTACACTACGTTTATCTGCGCTGAGTATAGATCAAGACATCGACTTAGCGTCAGGCAAAGCCCCAGATGCCTTGAGTGAGTATGTTATATCCGGTTATTTTGAGTTTGCAAACGTTAATGAGCTCGATGAAAACTGGAGCGTAAGCACGGCGATTGGTAACCATATTTCTTACTACAATAACGACTATACATACCGTAGCGGCGTATTGGAGCCTTATCGCAGCATACTTGATGGTTTTATCGTTAACACTGATGCTTGGGCTTACATAGTAGAACCTAACATCAAACTGACTTATCAAGATCTGCACAAGTGGGGGCGAATAAAATTAAGCTCAAGCTGGCATTACTTTTATGGGTATGGTTGGGGTGAAGCCAATAACGGCGATGTAGGGAACCCAGAAGGTTGGTATCTCGCCAATGAAATCAAAGTCTTTTATGATCTGGTGTCGTGGCGTGACAATGTCACATCGATGTACTCCAGTGTAAAAAGAATTGATGTAGGAGGAGATACTTCAGCTCCCCTTGGTACACACTCATATTATGAAGCAAGCTTAGGGTGGTTATTAGACCCAGATTTACTCAATGATTGGGTCGATAACGTTGGAATAGGGTTCACCATAAACTACGGGAGCACCCTTAAGGGCGGTAGCCTAGTGGTATTTTTCAATCAAGATTAA
- a CDS encoding diguanylate cyclase response regulator — MAEMGSSMRILLVDDVQLDRMQLAIRLKQIGHEVEAVGSGKEALEIYSQCDPELVLLDISMPDMDGFEVAREIRRQFPDWIPIIFLSGHDEPEMIAKAIDAGGDDYLIKPVNKVVLNSKLIAMQRIAAMRRELKQSTAKLEELNLLLKQQANEDGLTKLYNRRYMDTKLEESIAWHGRRKAYMTIILLDVDFFKPYNDNYGHIQGDNCLQALAGALKKLFVRAGEYVGRYGGEEFILILGDTDRNFAEQQAQRIQEALEKINLKHEHSTVSDRVTVSQGVLTFVPTGDESIEGSYQAVDNALYLAKEGGRNTYVMRDIAEVNR, encoded by the coding sequence ATGGCAGAAATGGGATCATCAATGCGTATATTGCTCGTAGATGACGTGCAATTAGATCGAATGCAGCTTGCTATACGCCTAAAGCAGATAGGTCATGAAGTTGAAGCGGTAGGCAGCGGTAAAGAGGCCTTAGAAATCTATTCCCAGTGTGATCCCGAATTGGTACTGCTCGATATTAGTATGCCAGATATGGACGGCTTTGAAGTCGCGAGAGAAATCCGTCGCCAGTTTCCTGACTGGATCCCAATTATCTTTTTAAGTGGTCACGATGAACCAGAAATGATCGCTAAGGCGATTGATGCTGGCGGGGATGACTATCTGATCAAGCCCGTAAACAAAGTGGTATTGAATTCAAAACTTATTGCCATGCAGCGTATTGCCGCGATGAGACGAGAGTTGAAGCAAAGCACCGCTAAACTGGAAGAGCTTAATCTGCTGTTGAAACAACAAGCCAACGAAGATGGACTAACCAAGCTCTATAATCGCCGTTATATGGATACTAAACTTGAAGAGAGTATTGCGTGGCATGGGCGTAGAAAAGCGTACATGACCATTATTCTTCTTGATGTCGACTTCTTTAAACCATACAACGACAACTACGGCCATATCCAAGGAGACAACTGCCTGCAAGCCTTGGCAGGAGCCCTGAAAAAGCTCTTTGTACGGGCTGGTGAGTATGTTGGCCGCTACGGAGGGGAAGAATTCATCCTGATATTGGGCGATACGGACAGAAACTTTGCAGAACAACAAGCTCAGCGTATTCAAGAAGCACTTGAGAAGATAAACCTGAAACATGAACATTCAACCGTGTCAGATAGGGTGACAGTGTCACAGGGTGTGTTGACGTTTGTCCCAACAGGGGATGAATCAATCGAAGGAAGCTATCAGGCGGTTGATAATGCGCTTTACTTGGCTAAAGAAGGCGGTCGAAATACATACGTAATGCGTGATATCGCAGAAGTGAATCGATAA
- a CDS encoding DUF3069 domain-containing protein, translating into MSDATNNEQQEIDLTTISPELRQVIEFDEVPKEMHNMVTSIHEVSEEAVREAWDSLPASAQNVLDNFEQFHALISVSQSFAGINVMEEFPTLKLPEGMTDEEKEEYRAQLLDQVLHNCVKDMVKQIKKARRDAILKRDFKEVFTK; encoded by the coding sequence ATGTCAGACGCTACAAACAACGAGCAACAAGAAATCGATTTAACCACTATCTCTCCAGAGCTACGTCAAGTTATCGAATTTGATGAAGTGCCAAAAGAGATGCACAACATGGTTACTTCTATTCACGAAGTGTCTGAAGAAGCAGTACGCGAAGCGTGGGATAGTCTTCCAGCAAGCGCACAGAACGTTCTAGACAACTTCGAACAATTCCACGCTCTAATCTCTGTAAGCCAGTCATTTGCTGGTATTAACGTTATGGAAGAGTTCCCAACTCTTAAACTGCCAGAAGGCATGACTGACGAAGAGAAAGAAGAGTACCGCGCTCAACTTCTTGACCAAGTTCTTCACAACTGTGTGAAAGACATGGTTAAACAGATCAAGAAAGCTCGTCGTGATGCAATCTTGAAGCGTGACTTTAAAGAAGTTTTCACTAAATAG
- the modC gene encoding molybdenum ABC transporter ATP-binding protein ModC: MSQLILKYQQKLGETEFDVDLTLPSQGITAIFGRSGAGKTSLINAISGLKNPDSGLIEVSGKTLFDSSKGINLPVHQRKVGYVFQESRLFPHMKVSSNLKYGVKTPDQLHFDQVVDLLSLRALLDRYPAKLSGGEKQRVAIGRALLSKPSILLMDEPLASLDLPRKREVMPFLENLSESVKIPIVYVTHSLNEILRLSNYLVILDQGKVLSSGQTEQVWASRAMRPWQSFSEQSSLFEAKIVEHNDDYALSKLALGATTSLWVQQVDNPIDASVRLQIRANDVSLSLEQPQSTSIRNILPAVIRRVETQQHGHNKQSVAVELELEAGCYLWATITLWALDELSLTIGQRVFAQIKGVSVAQRDIAVTH, translated from the coding sequence GTGAGTCAATTGATACTGAAATATCAGCAAAAGCTTGGCGAAACTGAGTTTGATGTTGATCTGACTCTACCTAGCCAAGGTATTACAGCGATATTTGGGCGCTCTGGTGCAGGTAAAACCTCTTTGATTAACGCCATAAGTGGGCTTAAGAACCCTGATAGTGGTCTGATTGAGGTATCGGGTAAAACCCTCTTCGATAGTAGTAAAGGGATTAACTTGCCGGTCCACCAGCGCAAAGTGGGCTATGTGTTTCAAGAATCTCGTCTGTTTCCACATATGAAAGTGTCGAGCAACTTAAAATATGGTGTTAAAACGCCTGACCAGTTACATTTTGATCAAGTTGTCGATCTTCTTTCACTACGTGCGTTACTGGATCGTTATCCTGCTAAGTTGTCAGGAGGCGAGAAGCAGCGAGTCGCAATCGGTCGAGCGCTATTGTCGAAGCCAAGTATTTTATTAATGGATGAACCATTAGCTTCGTTAGATTTGCCACGTAAGCGTGAAGTGATGCCTTTTTTAGAAAACCTCTCGGAGAGCGTCAAAATCCCTATCGTTTATGTCACGCACAGTCTCAATGAAATTCTAAGGCTCTCTAACTATTTGGTGATATTGGACCAAGGGAAAGTGCTCTCTTCAGGGCAAACGGAACAAGTATGGGCGTCACGAGCAATGCGACCTTGGCAATCATTCTCTGAGCAAAGCTCGCTGTTTGAAGCGAAAATTGTTGAACATAACGATGACTATGCGCTGTCTAAGCTTGCGTTAGGTGCAACCACGTCACTTTGGGTTCAACAAGTTGATAATCCGATTGACGCATCAGTCAGGCTTCAGATTCGCGCCAATGATGTATCGTTGTCATTAGAGCAACCACAAAGTACATCCATACGTAATATATTGCCCGCGGTTATTCGTAGAGTAGAAACACAGCAGCATGGCCACAACAAGCAGAGTGTCGCTGTAGAGCTTGAGTTAGAAGCGGGGTGTTATTTGTGGGCGACCATCACTTTATGGGCGCTGGATGAGTTGAGCCTAACAATTGGACAACGTGTGTTTGCCCAAATTAAAGGGGTAAGTGTGGCGCAACGTGATATAGCCGTGACACATTAA
- the modB gene encoding molybdate ABC transporter permease subunit, whose product MFYLSDYEYQALLLSLKVAGFAILWLVPIGIALAWLLAKKQFIGKGLLESLVHLPLVLPPVVIGYLLLVMMGRQGVIGSWLNDVFGLVFSFSWKGASLACIVVALPLMVRSIRLSLENVDSKLEEAAATLGASPLKVFFTITLPLMVPGIITGTMLSFARSLGEFGATISFVSNIPGETQTIPLAMYTFIETPGAEMEAARLCAISIAIALGSLMLSEWLNRKTANKLGGNQ is encoded by the coding sequence ATGTTTTATTTATCTGATTACGAATATCAAGCTTTACTGTTAAGCCTTAAGGTTGCGGGCTTTGCCATTCTTTGGTTGGTCCCAATTGGGATAGCCTTAGCTTGGTTGCTCGCGAAGAAACAGTTTATAGGCAAAGGCTTACTGGAAAGTCTTGTCCATCTCCCTTTAGTACTACCACCCGTTGTGATTGGTTATCTCCTATTGGTAATGATGGGCAGACAAGGTGTGATTGGTTCTTGGCTTAATGATGTATTTGGATTGGTGTTTAGTTTCAGTTGGAAAGGCGCGTCGCTTGCTTGTATCGTCGTTGCGCTACCGCTGATGGTGCGATCTATTCGCTTAAGTCTAGAGAATGTCGACAGCAAATTAGAAGAAGCGGCGGCAACGCTGGGTGCTTCACCTCTCAAGGTCTTTTTTACCATAACCCTTCCACTTATGGTTCCTGGCATTATCACTGGTACCATGCTGTCATTTGCTCGCAGTTTAGGTGAGTTTGGCGCAACAATTAGCTTCGTATCTAACATCCCTGGTGAAACCCAAACGATCCCTTTAGCTATGTACACATTTATCGAAACCCCTGGGGCAGAAATGGAAGCGGCGCGCCTGTGTGCAATCTCTATCGCTATTGCTCTAGGTTCTCTCATGTTGTCTGAGTGGTTAAATCGCAAGACGGCCAATAAATTAGGGGGGAACCAGTGA
- the modA gene encoding molybdate ABC transporter substrate-binding protein encodes MKKRLLTLALTFLAFQVSAQDSIKVYAASSMTNVVNELISEFEKNNDIDVTPVYASTSSLVRQIERGAPADVFIAANQKWMTHLIDRGHVSSDNVTNWAGNELVLIQPNSHETDYASFKLDDAKVWQEALVNERLAVGNTMSVPAGIYAKESLETLGVWEDVRRRLAPSNNVRMALALVERQEARLGIVYKTDAMLSKDVSIIDTFPESSHSPIRYPVAKMSDNASTQAFYTFMQGDFSKSVLERYGFNTH; translated from the coding sequence ATGAAAAAACGATTGCTGACGTTAGCATTAACTTTTTTGGCTTTTCAGGTATCGGCACAAGATTCGATTAAGGTTTATGCCGCATCTTCAATGACCAATGTGGTCAATGAACTGATTTCTGAGTTTGAAAAGAACAATGATATTGATGTGACGCCAGTGTACGCGAGCACATCGTCATTGGTTCGCCAGATCGAGAGAGGCGCGCCTGCAGACGTGTTTATCGCGGCCAACCAAAAATGGATGACACATTTAATCGACAGAGGCCACGTTTCAAGTGACAATGTCACTAATTGGGCAGGAAATGAGTTGGTTTTGATTCAACCTAACTCACATGAAACGGACTATGCTTCATTTAAACTGGATGATGCAAAAGTATGGCAGGAAGCGCTCGTAAATGAACGTCTAGCGGTTGGCAACACAATGTCGGTACCTGCAGGCATCTATGCTAAAGAGTCTTTAGAGACGCTAGGGGTATGGGAGGACGTGCGCCGTCGCTTAGCTCCTAGCAACAACGTACGAATGGCACTTGCGTTGGTCGAGAGACAGGAAGCCAGACTAGGCATCGTCTATAAAACCGATGCAATGCTATCTAAAGACGTTTCCATTATCGACACGTTTCCCGAGTCGTCGCATTCACCAATACGTTACCCTGTAGCAAAAATGAGTGACAACGCCTCGACACAAGCTTTTTATACCTTCATGCAAGGCGACTTTTCTAAGTCAGTTCTCGAACGCTATGGTTTTAATACGCATTAA
- a CDS encoding cobyric acid synthase → MLTPLKALMVQGTTSDAGKSVLVAGLCRVLARRGVKVAPFKPQNMALNSAVTEDGGEIGRAQAVQAQACNVKPTVHMNPVLLKPNSDTGAQVILQGRALTNMEATGYHDYKKVAMNTVIDSFGRLQSDYESVMIEGAGSPAEINLRENDIANMGFAEEADVPVIIIADIDRGGVFAHLYGTLALLSESEQKRVVGFVINRFRGDIKLLESGLDWLEEKTGKPVIGVLPYLHGFNLEAEDAITTAQESDGDAKLKVVVPVFTRISNHTDFDTLRLNPDIDLRYVGKGERLDKADLIILPGTKSVRADLEYMREQGWDKDLQRHLRLGGKVVGICGGYQMLGQSIDDPDGVEGQPGSSTGLGLLDTTTVLTQQKTLTNVSGRLTLNGSTSVVKGYEIHVGKTQIKEKDVPIQLDSGAIDGAVNSENTIFGTYLHGLFDNSDALSSICEWAGASTVATIDHHALKEEGIDRIADAIEEYMKLDLLWPEFSTIKNKMNE, encoded by the coding sequence ATGTTAACACCACTTAAGGCCCTGATGGTTCAGGGTACAACTTCAGATGCCGGTAAAAGTGTATTGGTGGCAGGTTTATGCCGCGTATTGGCTCGACGCGGCGTTAAGGTTGCGCCATTTAAACCGCAAAATATGGCACTCAATAGCGCAGTAACTGAAGATGGTGGCGAGATTGGACGAGCTCAAGCGGTTCAAGCTCAAGCGTGTAATGTTAAACCTACTGTTCACATGAATCCGGTATTGCTTAAACCTAACTCCGATACTGGTGCACAGGTTATTCTCCAAGGGCGCGCATTGACTAACATGGAAGCCACCGGTTATCACGACTACAAAAAAGTCGCTATGAATACGGTGATCGATTCATTCGGTCGACTTCAGTCAGACTATGAGAGTGTGATGATTGAAGGTGCGGGCAGTCCGGCAGAAATCAACCTGCGTGAAAATGACATCGCTAATATGGGTTTTGCTGAAGAAGCGGACGTTCCTGTCATTATTATTGCTGATATTGATCGAGGTGGTGTATTTGCTCATCTGTACGGAACCTTGGCACTATTGTCAGAATCTGAACAAAAACGTGTTGTTGGATTTGTGATCAACCGATTTCGTGGTGACATCAAGCTACTCGAGTCTGGACTAGATTGGTTAGAAGAGAAAACAGGAAAACCTGTGATTGGCGTTTTGCCGTATCTACATGGCTTTAACTTAGAAGCTGAAGACGCAATTACAACAGCGCAAGAGTCGGATGGTGATGCCAAGTTAAAGGTTGTAGTGCCAGTATTTACAAGAATTAGTAATCATACCGATTTTGATACCTTGCGTTTAAACCCAGACATCGACTTGCGCTATGTAGGTAAGGGTGAACGCTTAGATAAAGCCGACCTAATTATATTGCCCGGAACAAAATCAGTTCGTGCCGACCTCGAGTACATGCGAGAGCAGGGCTGGGATAAGGACCTTCAGCGTCACTTGCGTCTTGGTGGCAAGGTCGTTGGTATCTGTGGCGGATATCAAATGCTTGGACAGTCTATTGATGATCCAGACGGCGTTGAAGGTCAACCAGGCTCTTCAACAGGTTTGGGCTTACTGGATACCACAACGGTTTTGACTCAGCAGAAGACGTTGACCAATGTGAGCGGACGATTGACCTTGAACGGCTCCACATCTGTAGTAAAAGGGTATGAGATTCATGTAGGTAAGACTCAAATCAAAGAAAAAGATGTGCCTATACAGTTAGACTCTGGCGCTATTGATGGTGCAGTAAATAGTGAAAACACTATCTTCGGTACTTATCTTCACGGTTTGTTTGATAATAGTGACGCTTTATCATCGATCTGTGAGTGGGCGGGTGCAAGTACGGTAGCAACGATTGATCACCATGCATTAAAAGAAGAAGGCATTGATCGTATCGCTGATGCCATTGAAGAGTACATGAAGCTCGATTTACTGTGGCCTGAATTCAGTACTATCAAAAATAAAATGAACGAATAA
- a CDS encoding YgiW/YdeI family stress tolerance OB fold protein, which translates to MKKAVLAIAASVILTPAIALADGHKDNNGGISYTGPVESTTIATLLENTSMFSEQEAIVDGKIVRQVRNDKFIFSDGQSEIQIELDDDIKLAQPLTAETQVRIFGEYEGGNTPEIEVDHIQIL; encoded by the coding sequence ATGAAAAAAGCAGTCCTAGCAATCGCAGCATCAGTTATTCTTACTCCAGCTATCGCTCTAGCAGATGGCCACAAAGACAACAACGGCGGTATCTCTTACACAGGTCCTGTTGAATCTACGACTATTGCAACACTGCTTGAAAATACAAGCATGTTCTCTGAACAAGAAGCGATTGTAGATGGCAAAATTGTTCGTCAAGTTCGTAACGACAAGTTCATCTTTTCAGACGGCCAAAGCGAAATTCAAATTGAGCTAGATGATGATATCAAGTTAGCTCAACCACTGACGGCTGAAACTCAAGTACGTATCTTTGGTGAGTATGAAGGTGGTAACACACCTGAGATCGAAGTTGACCATATCCAAATTCTATAA